Proteins from a genomic interval of Toxotes jaculatrix isolate fToxJac2 chromosome 5, fToxJac2.pri, whole genome shotgun sequence:
- the ehf gene encoding ETS homologous factor isoform X2 gives MSVTPTTTLDSQLTTTWGPTNSYPDVPMVMSGYTSRLWPHDSQPQFWTKYQVWEWLQQVMDMHQIDASSIPFQNFDMDGHQLCSMSYQDFIRAAGSMGPILFHTITELKWSGQYHVEIGQMELKPEHFSCPFPDVSYPPGEIYDPSIHPLAPVVSPTPSSPDIKRTHNRSHQVKKHNPRGTHLWEFIRDILLNPERNPGLIKWEDRTEGVFRFLKSEAVAQLWGKKKNNSSMTYEKLSRAMRYYYKREILERVDGRRLVYKFGRNARGWRESEK, from the exons ATGAGCGTAACTCCAACCACCACCCTGGACAGCCAGCTGACCACTACCTGGGGCCCAACTAACTCCTACCCTGATG TGCCAATGGTGATGTCTGGTTACACAAGTCGCCTGTGGCCTCACGACTCCCAGCCTCAGTTCTGGACTAAGTACCAGGTGTGGGAGTGGCTGCAGCAAGTCATGGACATGCACCAAATCGATGCCTCCAGCATTCCCTTCCAAAACTTTGACATGGATGGCCATCAGCTCTGCAGCATGAGCTACCAGGACTTCATCCGTGCTGCCGGCAGCATGGGACCCATTCTCTTCCACACCATCACAGAGCTCAAGTGGAGCG GTCAGTACCATGTGGAAATAGGGCAAATGGAACTCAAACCAGAGC ATTTCTCCTGTCCATTTCCAGATGTCAGCTATCCACCTGGAG AAATCTATGATCCCTCGATTCACCCCCTCGCACCCGTTGTCTCTCCCACCCCTTCTAGTCCTG ACATAAAAAGAACCCACAATCGCTCTCATCAGGtcaaaaaacaca ACCCACGGGGCACCCACTTGTGGGAGTTCATCAGGGACATTCTATTGAACCCAGAGCGAAACCCAGGGCTGATCAAGTGGGAGGATCGAACAGAGGGGGTTTTCCGCTTCCTGAAGTCAGAGGCAGTGGCACAGTTATGGGGCAAAAAGAAGAATAACAGCAGCATGACCTACGAGAAACTAAGTCGGGCGATGAG ATATTACTACAAAAGAGAAATCCTAGAACGAGTAGACGGACGCAGACTGGTTTACAAGTTTGGAAGGAATGcaagaggatggagggagtcAGAGAAGTGA
- the ehf gene encoding ETS homologous factor isoform X1: protein MSVTPTTTLDSQLTTTWGPTNSYPDVPMVMSGYTSRLWPHDSQPQFWTKYQVWEWLQQVMDMHQIDASSIPFQNFDMDGHQLCSMSYQDFIRAAGSMGPILFHTITELKWSGQYHVEIGQMELKPELDFSCPFPDVSYPPGEIYDPSIHPLAPVVSPTPSSPDIKRTHNRSHQVKKHNPRGTHLWEFIRDILLNPERNPGLIKWEDRTEGVFRFLKSEAVAQLWGKKKNNSSMTYEKLSRAMRYYYKREILERVDGRRLVYKFGRNARGWRESEK from the exons ATGAGCGTAACTCCAACCACCACCCTGGACAGCCAGCTGACCACTACCTGGGGCCCAACTAACTCCTACCCTGATG TGCCAATGGTGATGTCTGGTTACACAAGTCGCCTGTGGCCTCACGACTCCCAGCCTCAGTTCTGGACTAAGTACCAGGTGTGGGAGTGGCTGCAGCAAGTCATGGACATGCACCAAATCGATGCCTCCAGCATTCCCTTCCAAAACTTTGACATGGATGGCCATCAGCTCTGCAGCATGAGCTACCAGGACTTCATCCGTGCTGCCGGCAGCATGGGACCCATTCTCTTCCACACCATCACAGAGCTCAAGTGGAGCG GTCAGTACCATGTGGAAATAGGGCAAATGGAACTCAAACCAGAGC taGATTTCTCCTGTCCATTTCCAGATGTCAGCTATCCACCTGGAG AAATCTATGATCCCTCGATTCACCCCCTCGCACCCGTTGTCTCTCCCACCCCTTCTAGTCCTG ACATAAAAAGAACCCACAATCGCTCTCATCAGGtcaaaaaacaca ACCCACGGGGCACCCACTTGTGGGAGTTCATCAGGGACATTCTATTGAACCCAGAGCGAAACCCAGGGCTGATCAAGTGGGAGGATCGAACAGAGGGGGTTTTCCGCTTCCTGAAGTCAGAGGCAGTGGCACAGTTATGGGGCAAAAAGAAGAATAACAGCAGCATGACCTACGAGAAACTAAGTCGGGCGATGAG ATATTACTACAAAAGAGAAATCCTAGAACGAGTAGACGGACGCAGACTGGTTTACAAGTTTGGAAGGAATGcaagaggatggagggagtcAGAGAAGTGA